In Zingiber officinale cultivar Zhangliang chromosome 1A, Zo_v1.1, whole genome shotgun sequence, a genomic segment contains:
- the LOC122007819 gene encoding uncharacterized protein LOC122007819, whose amino-acid sequence MGGINGRFRKKGGGGFVILGRRQPSRRFFLLLQLFAGADEAAGAPFFSSSPPSPAASARIAAPLAGSLRAHSSPPRRQPPRAQQPSSPAATAAFPRVHSRHRQPTLPFPAATVAADSRIFPISHLLPLSLVDIVTFQIAAARYYLGYSGHRAEVGFGHRAEVVPAIESLGFTLCISYDYELSVLSGLRAAYRPTSHYVSAYMSLFGSGTTTT is encoded by the exons ATGGGAGGAATTAATGGGAG ATTCAgaaagaaggggggggggggtttcgtGATTTTGGGCCGCCGCCAGCCATCAAGGAGATTTTTTCTCCTTCTCCAGCTCTTCGCCGGCGCCGACGAAGCCGCCggcgctcccttcttctcctcctctcctccctcgccggcagcctccgcgcgcataGCAGcccccctcgccggcagcctccgcgcgcacagcagccctcctcgccggcagcctccgcgtgCACAGCAGCCTTCCTCGCCGGCAGCCACTGCTGCCTTCCCCCGCGTCCATAGCCGCCACCGGCAGCCAACGCTGCCTTTTCCCGCGGCCACAGTCGCCGCTGACAGCCGCATCTTCCCCATCTCGCATCTACTGCCGCTGTCTTTAGTGGATATCGTCACCTTCCAGATAGCCGCAGCTCGATACTATTTGGGTTAttccggccatcgcgccgagGTTGGGTTCGGCCATCGAGCCGAGGTTGTTCCGGCCATTGAGTCGTTGGGTTTCACTCTGTGCATCTCTTATGATTACGAGCTATCTgtgttatccggcctgcgtgccgcgtaTCGGCCTACGAGCCATTATGTCTCGGCCTACATGTCGCTTTTCGGATCCGGGACCACGACGACTTGA